One genomic segment of Stigmatopora argus isolate UIUO_Sarg chromosome 18, RoL_Sarg_1.0, whole genome shotgun sequence includes these proteins:
- the jakmip3 gene encoding janus kinase and microtubule-interacting protein 3 isoform X5: MSKRSAGGRSKGERADAAAAVQAANEELRAKLMAIQLELQREKNKVSRMEREKSEELRVEHRRAAIAMTELRSKLHEEKQKELAVTRETLLRQHEMELMRVIKIKDGEIQRLNASLLSLRDGSPDKLRSALLAEAEETRGTWEAERRHLQRELREQSGAKRSAEEALATARQADQSRAAELRSTHQEELNRTKRDCEREVRRLMDEIKLKDRAVSVLDKALGLQAGHAHRLQLQTQAAEQQIAALRDAQRAGFKHPGHVADLGDPPRTSQEDRDGRRSRLKIAELGAVVRKLEDRNALLSEERNELLKRLRETESQFVPLLDKNKRVSRKNEELSLMLSRLENKLRFVTQENMEMSTVACSPQRRPSSLNDLDRRRHCSGRRDWQDCEMDFLRLQVLEQQHVIDDLSKALETGPCVENVTERDFSLRYGRQDSSGRKRAVRSSRVIETFYGYDDDDNVSADSDGSSPSFRTDKSPDTEPEEVCVGEEAELRYRQLTQEYQALQRAYALLTETSGGIYDAEKEIKTREQLVAEISQSQSRVTDLEAALTQQGQDVKWVEEKQLLYQRNQQLMEKVKQMEAEEARLRDDIQDARDQNELLEFRILELEEREWWSPGIKFQQLHFPDSLSPLQIHCEAEGVTDIVISDLMKKLDILGDNANLSHEEQVVVIHARTVLTLAEKWLESIQVTKTALRQKMLDIESEKDLFCKQKGYLDDELDFRKRSTDEAHKRILELEAMLYEVLLQQGQSGTDGREVKDAGVNEVMTDEQREVLRSATDQWKRAVMVELRERDAQILKERMELLQVTQQRNKDLEEFIEAQRRQIKELEEKFLFLFLFFSLAFILWS, encoded by the exons ATGTCCAAACGAAGCGCAGGAGGGCGGAGCAAGGGGGAGAGAgctgacgccgccgccgccgttcaaGCTGCCAACGAAGAGCTGAGAGCCAAACTGATGGCCATCCAGTTAGAACTTCAGCGGGAGAAGAACAAG GTCAGCCGTATGGAGAGAGAGAAGAGTGAGGAGCTGAGGGTAGAGCATCGCCGCGCCGCCATCGCCATGACGGAACTCAGAAGCAAACTCCACGAGGAGAAGCAAAAAGAGTTGGCCGTTACCCGGGAGACGCTACTACGGCAGCACGAGATGGAGTTGATGAGAGTGATCAAAATCAAAGACGGAGAGATTCAGCGACTCAACGCTTCGCTCCTGTCGCTGAGGGACGGCTCCCCGGATAAG CTGAGGAGCGCCTTGCTGGCAGAGGCAGAGGAGACGCGAGGGACCTGGGAGGCCGAGCGACGTCACCTCCAGCGGGAGCTCCGGGAGCAGAGCGGCGCCAAGAGGAGCGCCGAAGAAGCTTTGGCCACGGCCCGGCAGGCCGACCAGTCCCGAGCGGCCGAGCTTCGGTCCACTCATCAGGAGGAGCTGAATAGAACCAAGAGGGACTGCGAGAGGGAGGTCCGTCGACTG ATGGATGAGATCAAGCTCAAGGACAGAGCGGTCAGCGTGTTGGACAAAGCGCTGGGGCTGCAGGCCGGCCACGCCCACCGTCTCCAACTGCAGACTCAGGCAGCCGAGCAGCAAATCGCAGCCCTGAGAGACGCGCAGAGGGCGGGATTCAAGCACCCCGGACACGTCGCCGACCTCGGCGACCCCCCTCGGACG TCCCAGGAGGATCGAGACGGGCGACGCTCTCGGCTGAAAATCGCCGAGCTGGGCGCCGTCGTCAGGAAACTGGAGGATCGAAACGCTCTGCTGTCTGAGGAACGGAACGAACTG CTGAAGCGACTGAGAGAAACGGAAAGTCAATTTGTTCCCCTTCTGGACAAAAACAAGCGCGTGAGCAGGAAGAATGAAGAGCTGTCGCTCATGCTGAGTCGCCTTGAAAACAAACTGCGCTTTgtcacgcaggagaacatggaGATGTCCACCGTG GCTTGTTCTCCGCAGAGGAGGCCCAGTTCGCTCAATGACTTGGACCGCCGCCGCCACTGCAGCGGCAGGCGCGATTGGCAGGACTGCGAAATGGACTTTCTACGCCTTCAAGTTTTGGAACAGCAACACGTCATCGATGACTTGTCTAAG GCTCTGGAAACGGGGCCGTGTGTCGAAAACGTCACC GAGCGAGATTTCTCCTTGCGGTACGGACGTCAAGATTCGTCCGGGAGGAAACGAGCCGTGCGATCGAGCCGG GTGATAGAAACGTTTTACGGatacgacgacgacgacaacgtGTCTGCGGATTCCGACGGATCGTCCCCGTCTTTCCGTACCGACAAAAGCCCCGACACGGAACCCGAAGAG GTGTGCGTTGGCGAGGAGGCGGAGCTTCGCTACCGCCAGCTGACGCAAGAGTACCAAGCGCTGCAACGAGCTTACGCTCTGCTAACCGAGACCAGCGGGGGGATATACGACGCCGAGAAGGAGATAAAG ACCAGAGAACAATTGGTGGCTGAAATCAGTCAAAGTCAAAGCAGAGTAACAGATCTGGAGGCGGCCCTGACGCAACAAGGCCAG GATGTCAAGTGGGTGGAGGAGAAGCAGTTGTTGTACCAGAGGAACCAGCAGTTGATGGAAAAG GTGAAGCAGATGGAGGCAGAAGAAGCGCGTCTGCGTGATGACATCCAGGACGCCAGAGACCAAAACGAACTGCTGGAGTTCCGAATCTTGGAGCTGGAG GAGAGAGAGTGGTGGTCCCCTGGCATCAAGTTCCAGCAACTCCATTTCCCAGACAGCCTCAGCCCGTTGCAGATCCACTGCGAGGCGGAGGGCGTGACC GATATTGTCATCAGTGATCTGATGAAAAAGTTGGACATCCTGGGAGATAACGCC AATCTGAGCCACGAAGAGCAGGTGGTCGTGATTCACGCCAGGACCGTTCTCACGCTTGCCGAGAAG TGGTTGGAATCCATCCAAGTGACAAAGACGGCACTGCGACAAAAGATGTTGGATATTGAAAGCGAGAAG GATTTGTTCTGCAAGCAGAAGGGCTACCTGGACGATGAACTGGACTTCAGGAAGCGCTCCACGGACGAGGCTCATAAG AGGATCCTAGAGCTGGAGGCCATGTTGTACGAGGTTCTGCTGCAGCAGGGCCAGTCCGGAACGGACGGACGAGAGGTAAAAGACGCCGGCGTGAACGAGGTAATGACAGACGAGCAGAGGGAGGTGCTCAGAAGCGCCACGGACCAATGGAAGAGAGCCGTGATGGTGGAGCTGAGGGAGCGAGATGCTCAGATCCTCAAGGAGAGGATGGAGCTGCTACAAGTCACACAACAG CGGAACAAAGACTTGGAAGAATTCATCGAAGCTCAGAGACGGCAAATCAAAGAGTTGGAGGAGaagtttctctttctctttttattcttttcctTGGCCTTCATTCTGTGGTCTTAA